In the Sarcophilus harrisii chromosome 3, mSarHar1.11, whole genome shotgun sequence genome, one interval contains:
- the LIPE gene encoding hormone-sensitive lipase, giving the protein MEAGPTRSPATSGEQDPGPQQGPAPEQGPKPQQGPASAQDPESQQETSLEQEPATENEPVDEQSSASEQTPIAQVESATEQTPTAHLEPHAPEQIPMTQLGFHAPEQISMIQLGLHVPEQILVTQLGLHAPEQIPVAQLEPHAPEQIPTAQLEPHAPEQIPVAQPHAPEQIPTGQLGPHAPEQTPEQIPVAELGPHAPEQTPIEQLGPHAPEQTPEEIPVAQQEPHAPEETPAAQLEPSAPEQTPAAQLEPSAPEQTPAAQLEPPVPEETPVAQLEPPVPEETPVAQLEPPAPEETPVTQLEPPAPEQTPVAQLEPHAPEQTPVTQPGSQAPEQPPLSKLGPCASEQPPLSKLGQHAPEETTPALPGPHVPEQPPLSKLGQRAPEQPPLAPLGPASEQKPTFQPGSPSLPESALERGTCLTPPHIHTFQHRSMMHLELKCLQDSASEPGFHQGSISEKGPTSQLRATAEEVTIAQPEAAFKSEPPAPPRPDLKPTGHPALKPKQDATSEQGPAIPAQVYPLWQRSASQEEAPQQQQPAWAQQEAGSEKGALSQPPPGQPPAAERESEGLGSRAKEEFPSGHHYLPHKVMSAAEGILGHDGKLHIHQSVHRDGASRLTHGMDLRAMTQSLVVLAEDNATYFASQGPGETARRLAVAFTGIREQAMGLEPALGQLLGVAHLFDLDPETPANGYRSLVHTARCCLAHLLHKARYVAGSRKSIFFRASHNLAELEAYLAALTQLRALAYYAQRLLAANRPGGLFFEGDGGLSADFLREYGTLHKGCFYGRCLGFQFTPAIRPFLQTISIGLVSFGEHYKRNESGIGVAASSLFTGGRFAIDPELRGAEFERITQNLDVHFWKAFWNVTEIEVLSSLANMVSATVRVCRALSLPPHPFEIPLASNPQLNVTISPPVAHTGPGPVLVRLISYDLREGQDSEELNILARAEGPRNLELRPRTHHAPRSKSLVIHIHGGGFVAQTSKSHEPYLKSWAQELGVPILSIDYSLAPEAPFPRALEECFYAYCWALKNCRLLGSTGERVCLAGDSAGGNLCFTVSLRAAAYGVRLPDGIMAAYPATMLQASASPSRLMSLMDPLLPLSVLSKCLSAYAGVEPEAQEDQEQQALGVMGLVKRDTALLLRDLRLGASSWLNTFLELGGRRGIDGPPSVTETMRRAARPGDPLSKESQKTPSGTLGGVPTPFPPRHTPNSPRDGFSPSPRTRNRKELEGRGKRDPRWRRGRNSPSSGRRSPTVRLPTVCRPTVHCAPTLPQRLTMTHTDPTPKAQHGLGAHPDVSHSLSWVEPGSGSRFGKGLLSHPACPQPVCLARPVFRGEPS; this is encoded by the exons ATGGAAGCTGGGCCGACGAGGTCTCCCGCAACATCAGGGGAGCAGGACCCCGGACCACAGCAGGGACCCGCCCCTGAACAAGGACCTAAGCCGCAGCAGGGACCTGCCTCCGCACAGGACCCTGAATCTCAGCAGGAAACCTCACTGGAGCAGGAACCTGCCACTGAGAATGAACCCGTAGACGAGCAGAGCTCAGCATCTGAGCAGACACCAATAGCACAGGTGGAATCTGCCACTGAGCAGACCCCCACAGCACATCTGGAACCCCATGCTCCTGAGCAGATCCCCATGACCCAGCTGGGATTCCATGCTCCAGAGCAGATCTCCATGATCCAGCTGGGACTCCATGTTCCTGAGCAGATCCTTGTGACCCAGCTGGGACTCCATGCTCCTGAGCAGATCCCTGTAGCACAGCTAGAACCCCATGCTCCTGAGCAAATCCCCACAGCACAGCTGGAACCCCATGCTCCTGAGCAGATCCCTGTAGCACAACCCCATGCTCCTGAGCAGATCCCCACAGGACAGCTGGGACCACACGCTCCTGAGCAGACTCCTGAACAGATCCCTGTAGCAGAGCTGGGACCCCATGCTCCTGAGCAGACCCCTATAGAACAGCTGGGACCCCATGCTCCTGAGCAGACTCCTGAAGAGATCCCTGTAGCACAGCAGGAACCACATGCTCCTGAGGAGACCCCTGCAGCACAACTGGAACCCTCTGCTCCTGAGCAGACCCCTGCAGCACAACTGGAACCCTCTGCTCCTGAGCAGACCCCTGCAGCACAGCTGGAACCCCCTGTTCCTGAGGAGACCCCTGTAGCACAGCTAGAACCCCCTGTTCCTGAGGAGACCCCTGTAGCACAGCTAGAACCCCCTGCTCCTGAAGAGACCCCTGTAACACAGCTAGAACCCCCTGCTCCTGAGCAGACCCCTGTAGCACAGCTGGAACCACACGCTCCTGAGCAGACCCCTGTGACACAGCCGGGCTCACAAGCTCCTGAGCAGCCCCCTTTATCAAAGCTGGGACCATGTGCTTCTGAGCAGCCCCCTTTATCAAAGCTGGGACAACATGCCCCCGAGGAGACTACTCCAGCACTGCCGGGACCACATGTTCCTGAGCAGCCCCCTTTATCAAAGCTGGGACAACGCGCCCCTGAGCAGCCCCCCCTCGCTCCGCTGGGACCTGCCTCGGAACAAAAGCCCACGTTCCAGCCGGGATCTCCCTCCCTGCCAGAATCTGCCTTGGAGAGAGGCACCTGCCTCACGCCACCCCACATTCACACCTTCCAACACAGGTCCATGATGCACCTGGAACTTAAGTGCCTGCAGGACTCGGCCTCCGAGCCGGGATTTCATCAGGGCTCCATCTCTGAGAAAGGACCCACGTCCCAGCTCAGAGCCACGGCTGAAGAAGTAACCATAGCCCAGCCCGAAGCCGCCTTCAAGAGCGAGCCTCCGGCACCGCCGAGACCCGACTTGAAGCCCACCGGGCACCCGGCCCTTAAGCCGAAGCAGGACGCGACCTCGGAGCAAGGGCCTGCGATCCCAGCGCAGGTCTATCCCTTGTGGCAGAGATCCGCCTCCCAGGAGGAAGccccgcagcagcagcagcccgcCTGGGCCCAGCAAGAAGCCGGCTCGGAGAAGGGCGCCCTGTCCCAGCCCCCCCCGGGGCAGCCCCCGGCAGCAGAGAGGGAAAGCGAAGGCCTGGGGAGCAGGGCCAAGGAGGAGTTCCCTTCGGGCCACCACTATCTCCCCCACAAGGTGATGTCGGCCGCAGAGGGCATCCTGGGCCATGACGGGAAGCTGCACATCCATCAGAGTGTTCACAGGGATGGGG CCTCCCGCCTGACCCATGGCATGGACCTGAGAGCCATGACACAGTCGCTGGTGGTGCTCGCGGAGGACAACGCCACCTACTTTGCCAGCCAGGGCCCCGGGGAGACGGCTCGCCGCCTTGCGGTTGCCTTCACCGGGATCCGGGAGCAGGCCATGGGGCTGGAGCCGGCGCTGGGCCAGCTGCTGGGCGTAGCCCACCTCTTTGACCTGGACCCCGAGACGCCGGCCAATGGCTACCGCAGCCTGGTGCACACGGCGCGCTGCTGCCTCGCCCACCTGCTCCACAAGGCCCGCTACGTGGCCGGCAGCCGCAAGAGCATCTTCTTCCGTGCCAGCCACAACCTGGCCGAGCTGGAGGCCTACCTGGCGGCCCTGACGCAGCTGCGTGCCCTGGCCTACTACGCCCAGCGCCTGCTGGCCGCCAACCGGCCCGGCGGCCTCTTCTTCGAGGGCGACGGGGGGCTCAGCGCCGACTTCCTCAGAGAGTATGGCACGCTGCACAAGGGCTGCTTCTACGGCCGGTGCTTGGGCTTCCAG TTCACTCCGGCCATCCGGCCTTTCCTGCAGACCATCTCCATCGGGCTGGTCTCCTTTGGGGAACACTACAAACGCAACGAGTCAGGGATCG GTGTGGCCGCCAGCTCCCTCTTCACCGGGGGCCGCTTTGCCATCGACCCGGAGCTGCGGGGGGCGGAGTTTGAGCGGATCACACAGAATCTGGACGTGCACTTCTGGAAGGCCTTCTGGAACGTGACAGAAATCGAGGTCCTGTCG TCTCTGGCCAACATGGTGTCGGCCACGGTGCGGGTGTGCCGGGCCCTCAGCTTGCCCCCGCACCCCTTCGAGATACCCTTGGCCAGCAACCCCCAGCTCAACGTCACCATCTCACCCCCGGTGGCCCACACGGGCCCGGGTCCGGTGCTGGTGCGGCTCATCTCTTACGATCTCCGCGAGGGCCAG gaCAGCGAGGAACTGAACATCCTGGCTCGGGCCGAGGGCCCCCGGAACCTGGAGCTGCGGCCCCGCACCCACCACGCGCCGCGCTCCAAGTCCCTGGTCATTCACATTCACGGCGGTGGCTTCGTGGCACAGACCTCCAAGTCCCATGAGCCCTACCTCAAGAGCTGGGCCCAGGAGCTGGGGGTCCCCATCCTCTCCATCGACTACTCCCTGGCCCCCGAAGCCCCCTTCCCCCGGGCCCTGGAGGAGTGCTTCTACGCCTACTGCTGGGCTCTCAAAAACTGTCGCCTCCTGG GCTCGACAGGGGAGCGGGTGTGCCTGGCTGGGGACAGCGCCGGCGGCAACCTCTGCTTCACTGTATCCCTGCGGGCAGCGGCCTACGGTGTGAGGCTGCCTGACGGCATCATGGCTGCCTACCCAGCCACCATGCTGCAGGCCTCGGCCTCGCCTTCGCGCCTCATGAGTCTCATGGACCCCCTGCTGCCGCTCAGCGTCCTCTCCAAGTGCCTCAGTGCTTACGCCG GCGTAGAGCCCGAGGCCCAGGAAGACCAAGAGCAGCAGGCCCTGGGCGTGATGGGGCTGGTGAAGAGGGACACGGCCTTGCTGCTCCGCGACCTGCGCCTGGGGGCCTCTTCCTGGCTCAACACCTTCCTGGAGCTCGGGGGCCGGCGGGGCATCGACGGCCCCCCGTCAGTGACAG agACCATGCGCCGGGCGGCCCGCCCTGGGGACCCACTCTCCAAGGAATCCCAAAAAACGCCCTCCGGGACCCTAGGGGGGGTTCCCACCCCCTTTCCTCCTAGGCACACCCCTAACTCCCCCCGGGAtggtttttccccctccccccggaCAAGAAACCGGAAGGAACTAGAAGGCCGGGGAAAGCGGGACCC